A window of Fragaria vesca subsp. vesca linkage group LG7, FraVesHawaii_1.0, whole genome shotgun sequence contains these coding sequences:
- the LOC101294110 gene encoding uncharacterized protein LOC101294110: MAAKEGAKEKDHKEDKAKDEKKAKEKDGVITAVYKVNLHCPQCAREIKKPLISIQGVHNVEVEREKGEIKVRGDFDPTKIQKRLEKLCKKKVELVSPKVQIKESTTTETIVVKESKTKEVVAISRTTLVKVHMHCHKCEQDLKKKLLTNKGVHNVKTDMKAQTLAVEGTIDPEKLVSYLRKKVHKHAEIIPPKQEKKDGTKEKEKSSSKPPEKKDEKKEKESGKSTEIVTKVVEAKEEIKVVEVKTKEGGAPYFIHYVYAPQTFSDENPNACSIM; the protein is encoded by the exons ATGGCAGCTAAAGAAGGAGCTAAGGAGAAAGATCACAAGGAAGACAAAGCAAAAGATGAAAAGAAAGCTAAGGAGAAAGATGGAGTAATCACTGCTGTTTATAAGGTTAACCTGCACTGCCCACAGTGTGCACGAGAGATTAAGAAGCCTCTTATATCTATCCAAG GGGTTCACAACGTGGAGGTTGAAAGGGAGAAAGGTGAAATCAAAGTGAGAGGCGATTTCGACCCGACAAAGATACAGAAACGGCTTGAGAAACTCTGTAAGAAAAAGGTTGAGCTAGTGTCACCCAAGGTCCAGATCAAGGAAAGCACCACAACTGAGACAATAGTAGTGAAGGAATCCAAAACCAAAGAAGTAGTG GCAATTTCACGGACAACATTAGTGAAGGTTCACATGCATTGCCACAAATGTGAGCAAGATCTGAAGAAGAAGTTGTTAACGAACAAAG GTGTTCACAATGTTAAAACGGACATGAAAGCACAAACCCTAGCAGTGGAAGGAACAATTGATCCTGAAAAACTAGTATCGTATTTGCGCAAAAAGGTACACAAGCACGCAGAGATTATACCCCCAAAACAAGAGAAGAAGGATGGGACGAAAGAAAAGGAGAAGAGTTCCTCAAAACCCCCAGAGAAAAAGGACGAAAAGAAAGAGAAAGAGAGTGGTAAATCTACTGAAATAGTTACCAAGGTTGTAGAAGCTAAGGAAGAGATAAAGGTGGTGGAGGTTAAGACAAAAGAGGGGGGTGCTCCTTATTTCATTCACTATGTCTATGCTCCACAAACATTTAGTGATGAAAATCCAAATGCTTGCTCTATAATGTAA